One genomic segment of Streptomyces liangshanensis includes these proteins:
- a CDS encoding 3'-5' exonuclease, whose amino-acid sequence MTRWYEGPLAAFDTETTGVDVEGDRIVSAALVVQDMAGARPRVTRWLIDPGVPVPPAATEIHGLTDDYLHRNGRWPAPAVEEMARALAEQCAAGRPLVVMNAPFDLTLLDRELRRHRASSLGRHLENVPLCVLDPRVLDKHLDRYRKGRRTLTDLCAQYGVELEGAHDAAADALASLELVRAVGRRFAARMERLTAAELHTLQAVWHAAQARGLQAWFSRNGTEESVDPAWPLRPELPAAA is encoded by the coding sequence ATGACGCGTTGGTACGAAGGCCCTCTGGCCGCATTCGACACGGAGACGACGGGAGTGGACGTGGAGGGGGACCGGATCGTTTCGGCCGCCTTGGTCGTCCAGGACATGGCGGGGGCGCGGCCCCGCGTGACGCGGTGGCTGATAGACCCGGGGGTGCCGGTGCCGCCGGCGGCCACCGAGATCCACGGCCTGACGGACGACTACCTGCACCGCAACGGGCGGTGGCCGGCGCCGGCGGTGGAGGAGATGGCGCGGGCGCTGGCGGAGCAGTGCGCGGCGGGCCGGCCGCTGGTGGTGATGAACGCGCCGTTCGATCTGACCTTGCTGGACCGGGAGTTGAGACGGCACCGGGCGTCGTCGCTGGGCCGGCATCTGGAGAACGTGCCGCTGTGCGTGCTGGATCCGCGGGTGCTGGACAAGCATCTGGACCGGTACCGCAAGGGGCGGCGGACGCTCACGGACCTCTGCGCGCAGTACGGCGTGGAGTTGGAGGGCGCGCATGACGCGGCGGCGGACGCGCTGGCGTCGCTGGAGCTGGTACGGGCGGTGGGCCGCCGGTTCGCCGCGCGGATGGAGCGGTTGACGGCGGCGGAGCTGCACACGCTCCAGGCGGTGTGGCACGCGGCGCAGGCGCGGGGTCTCCAGGCGTGGTTCTCGCGCAACGGGACGGAGGAGTCGGTGGATCCGGCGTGGCCGCTGCGGCCTGAGCTGCCTGCGGCGGCGTGA
- a CDS encoding SCO7613 C-terminal domain-containing membrane protein produces MTHVPHPAQELVVLDQELARLDARRGQLLLRRTYLVSVLAVAGPPPAGPATGWVAPGRPRAGGGARRPETSRPGTQHVLLTLGGVLLAIAAVAFTLVSWGEMGIAGRSAVLGAVTVLALSVPALLVRRGLGATAEAVAALALVLTVLDAYGLYATVLSGASPMGYVAGAAAVLAALWAVYGLVVGGLVSGGLVAGGLVSGRLRGPLPAAVVAAQLPLPLGVSAAGAPVSATAWALLVTAALDVAVVVWARPPLVRGFAAAGGGLVGALALLTACELSLTAGSPLAAAGPAVLLCAGAAVGLFAALRLPGAAVVCAGASGVAVIAAVGGVVRPGVPGSWAVPAYVLGAVVLAAVTVLVPAVRVRLPLAAVRGLVGVAGIAGAFSVVWALPLVALALGGGVGQLAEVWAGAPARARAVAGADFPWPDLATAPLVLLAAAGALGVAYRRMGSAGAEAGSAPATGAPGAAGRGAGAGAGAGTSVGAGAGAGAGAGAGTSVGAGMGAGAGVGAGAGAGTSVGAGMGAGAGAGSSAGADAGAGAGAGAGTSAGAGVGAGAGVGAGAGTSAGAGVGAGAGVGAGAGVGAGAGTSAGAGVGAGAGAAAGGGAGAGAGAGAGASGVAGGSGGVRVGLVCGVVVLGWAALLVLPLTLDLGFGAAVVMPVVLTALALALVVLPGRFGVPARGPAGGSVTVTALCCALAGGAGAALLSLATRPATITVLAVLTLLSAGAAVAVEYAGRREEGTPDAARVSVQVSVRVVVQALSACVAVVYATALVVSSGAAAGLSPEGVAVLVLVVPAVVALLGVRLRLHPVAVPVEIAGACAGGLAVVLALGRAPVLALVLALGGVIAAGTAVRAERRAVAGYAAVALFVLASWVRLAASGVGAPEAYTLPVTVPALAVGLLRRRRDPEASSRTAYGPGLAATLLPSLMAVWGDPHWARPLLLGLGTLVVTLAGARLRLQAPLVLGGAALALVGLHELAPYVVQVVGALPRWLPPALAGLLLLAVGATYEQRLRDARRLRESLGRLR; encoded by the coding sequence ATGACACATGTTCCGCACCCGGCCCAGGAGCTGGTGGTCCTCGATCAGGAGCTGGCCCGACTCGACGCGCGCAGGGGGCAGTTGCTGCTGCGCAGGACCTACTTGGTGAGCGTGCTGGCGGTGGCTGGGCCCCCGCCGGCCGGACCCGCGACGGGGTGGGTGGCCCCGGGGCGGCCGCGTGCCGGGGGTGGCGCGCGGCGGCCGGAGACGTCCCGGCCGGGGACGCAGCATGTGCTGCTGACGCTCGGTGGGGTGCTGCTGGCGATCGCGGCCGTGGCCTTCACGCTGGTCAGCTGGGGCGAGATGGGGATCGCGGGGCGCTCGGCGGTGCTGGGGGCGGTGACGGTCCTGGCGCTCTCGGTGCCCGCGCTGCTGGTGCGCCGGGGGCTGGGGGCGACGGCGGAGGCGGTGGCCGCGCTGGCCCTGGTGCTGACGGTGCTGGACGCGTACGGCCTGTACGCGACGGTGCTGTCGGGTGCGTCGCCGATGGGGTACGTGGCGGGGGCGGCGGCCGTGCTGGCGGCGCTGTGGGCGGTGTACGGGCTGGTCGTGGGTGGGTTGGTGTCGGGCGGGCTGGTGGCGGGCGGGCTGGTTTCGGGCAGGCTGCGCGGGCCGCTGCCGGCCGCCGTGGTGGCGGCCCAACTCCCGTTGCCGCTAGGGGTGTCGGCGGCGGGGGCGCCCGTGTCGGCGACGGCGTGGGCGTTGTTGGTGACGGCGGCGCTGGACGTGGCGGTGGTGGTGTGGGCGCGGCCGCCGCTGGTACGGGGGTTCGCGGCGGCGGGCGGCGGGCTGGTCGGGGCGCTGGCGCTGCTGACGGCCTGCGAGTTGTCGCTGACGGCGGGGTCGCCGCTGGCCGCGGCGGGGCCGGCCGTGCTGCTGTGCGCGGGGGCGGCCGTGGGCCTGTTCGCCGCGCTGCGCCTGCCGGGTGCCGCCGTGGTCTGCGCGGGGGCGTCGGGCGTCGCGGTGATCGCCGCGGTCGGCGGGGTGGTGCGCCCGGGGGTGCCGGGCAGTTGGGCGGTGCCCGCGTATGTGCTGGGCGCGGTGGTGCTGGCGGCGGTGACGGTCCTCGTGCCCGCGGTACGGGTGCGGCTGCCGCTCGCGGCGGTGCGGGGGCTGGTCGGGGTCGCGGGGATCGCGGGGGCGTTCTCGGTGGTGTGGGCGCTTCCGCTGGTCGCGCTGGCGCTGGGCGGCGGGGTGGGGCAGCTCGCCGAGGTGTGGGCGGGCGCGCCGGCGCGGGCGCGGGCGGTGGCCGGCGCGGACTTCCCGTGGCCGGACCTCGCCACCGCTCCCCTGGTGCTGCTGGCGGCGGCCGGGGCGCTGGGGGTGGCGTACCGGCGGATGGGGAGCGCGGGCGCGGAGGCGGGATCCGCGCCGGCGACGGGCGCGCCCGGGGCTGCGGGGAGGGGTGCGGGTGCCGGGGCCGGCGCGGGTACGAGTGTCGGCGCGGGCGCCGGTGCAGGCGCGGGCGCCGGAGCGGGTACGAGTGTCGGTGCGGGTATGGGTGCGGGCGCCGGTGTGGGCGCGGGCGCCGGTGCAGGTACGAGTGTCGGTGCCGGTATGGGCGCCGGTGCGGGCGCGGGGTCGAGTGCCGGTGCGGATGCGGGCGCTGGTGCGGGTGCGGGCGCGGGTACGAGTGCCGGGGCCGGTGTGGGTGCGGGTGCCGGTGTGGGTGCGGGCGCGGGTACGAGTGCCGGGGCCGGTGTGGGTGCGGGTGCCGGTGTGGGTGCGGGCGCCGGTGTGGGTGCGGGCGCGGGTACGAGTGCCGGGGCGGGTGTGGGTGCGGGTGCGGGCGCTGCTGCTGGTGGGGGCGCTGGTGCGGGCGCTGGTGCTGGTGCGGGTGCCAGCGGGGTGGCGGGTGGCTCGGGTGGGGTGCGGGTCGGGCTGGTGTGTGGGGTGGTGGTGCTCGGGTGGGCCGCGTTGCTGGTCCTGCCGCTGACGCTGGACCTCGGGTTCGGGGCGGCGGTGGTGATGCCGGTGGTCCTGACGGCCCTCGCGCTGGCCCTCGTTGTACTCCCGGGCCGTTTCGGGGTTCCCGCGCGGGGTCCGGCGGGCGGGTCCGTGACGGTGACCGCCCTGTGCTGCGCCCTGGCGGGCGGCGCGGGGGCCGCGCTGCTGTCCTTGGCGACCCGGCCCGCGACGATCACGGTGCTCGCGGTGCTGACGCTCCTGAGCGCGGGCGCGGCGGTGGCCGTGGAGTACGCGGGGCGGCGGGAGGAGGGCACGCCGGATGCGGCCCGCGTGTCGGTACAGGTGTCGGTACGGGTGGTCGTCCAGGCCCTGTCGGCCTGCGTGGCGGTGGTGTACGCGACGGCGCTGGTCGTCTCGTCCGGTGCGGCCGCCGGGCTGTCCCCCGAGGGCGTGGCGGTGCTGGTGCTCGTCGTGCCGGCCGTGGTGGCGCTGCTGGGCGTACGGCTGCGGCTGCACCCGGTGGCCGTTCCGGTCGAGATCGCCGGGGCCTGCGCGGGCGGGCTCGCCGTGGTCCTGGCGCTGGGCCGGGCCCCGGTGCTGGCGCTGGTGCTCGCGCTGGGCGGGGTGATCGCGGCGGGCACGGCGGTGCGCGCGGAGCGGCGGGCCGTGGCGGGGTACGCCGCGGTCGCGCTGTTCGTCCTGGCGTCCTGGGTCCGCCTCGCGGCGTCCGGGGTCGGCGCGCCCGAGGCGTACACGCTGCCGGTGACCGTCCCGGCGCTCGCCGTCGGCCTGCTGCGCCGCCGGCGCGATCCGGAGGCGTCGTCGAGGACGGCGTACGGTCCCGGTCTGGCCGCCACGCTGCTGCCGAGTCTCATGGCGGTGTGGGGCGATCCGCACTGGGCGAGGCCGCTGCTGCTGGGGCTGGGCACGCTCGTGGTGACGCTGGCCGGGGCCCGGCTGCGCCTCCAGGCGCCGCTGGTGCTGGGCGGCGCGGCCCTGGCGCTGGTCGGGCTGCACGAGCTGGCGCCGTACGTCGTGCAGGTGGTGGGCGCGCTGCCGCGCTGGCTGCCGCCGGCCCTGGCCGGGCTGCTGCTCCTGGCGGTGGGGGCCACGTACGAACAGCGTCTGCGGGACGCGCGCCGGCTGCGGGAGAGCCTCGGCCGCCTGCGCTGA
- a CDS encoding DUF4365 domain-containing protein translates to MALAQPEPGGLLPERIAPLRGALATTACMETLQVGYLHAVAAAAGCSLSQPFPDNGIDWHVSHSSPGHVVDDEVTIKVQLKCTYQLAPHPQGPAFSFTLDNAHLVKLARTPVSVHKILVVMIVPRSQDDWLRAGHDRLDLRHCCYWINLAGQPVTGRYRTTVRVPTARIFDDRALCEIMTRVGSGGRP, encoded by the coding sequence ATGGCTCTCGCGCAGCCCGAACCGGGCGGGCTGCTGCCCGAGCGGATAGCACCGCTGCGCGGAGCACTCGCCACCACCGCCTGCATGGAGACACTCCAGGTGGGCTACCTCCACGCGGTCGCCGCGGCGGCCGGCTGCTCACTCAGCCAGCCCTTCCCCGACAACGGCATCGACTGGCACGTCAGCCACAGCTCGCCCGGCCATGTCGTGGACGACGAGGTCACCATCAAGGTCCAGCTCAAATGCACCTACCAACTCGCCCCGCACCCGCAGGGGCCGGCCTTCTCCTTCACCCTCGACAACGCCCACCTGGTGAAACTGGCCCGCACCCCCGTCTCGGTGCACAAGATCCTCGTCGTCATGATCGTGCCCCGCAGCCAGGACGACTGGCTCCGGGCCGGCCACGACCGCCTCGACCTCAGGCACTGCTGCTACTGGATCAACCTGGCCGGCCAGCCCGTGACCGGCCGCTACCGGACGACCGTGCGGGTGCCCACCGCGCGGATCTTCGACGACCGGGCGCTCTGCGAGATCATGACCCGCGTCGGGTCGGGAGGGAGACCGTGA